In one Cercospora beticola chromosome 1, complete sequence genomic region, the following are encoded:
- a CDS encoding uncharacterized protein (BUSCO:EOG09263OQH), with translation MALLVDKHRPRTLETLTYHPDLSERLRALANSGDFPHLLIYGPSGAGKKTRITATLRALYGPGVEKIKIDSRVFQTTSNRKLEFNIVSSNYHLEITPADVGNYDRVVVQDLLKEVAQTQQVDLSAKQRFKVVVINEADQLTRDAQAALRRTMEKYSPNLRLILLANSTSNIIAPIRSRCLLVRVSAPTEAEICEVLAKVGKDERYTSCEPLEKKIARESKRNLRRALLMFEAVHAQNEQVSEKTPIPPPDWEALIEVIAKEIIEERSPARILQVRAKLYDLLTHCIPATTILKTLTFKLMPKLDDSLKPEVVKWAAFYEHRIRMGSKVIFHLEAFVTKFMRIYEMNFLGMDLDDDLFD, from the exons ATGGCTCTCCTCGTCGACAAGCACCGTCCGCGCACCCTTGAGACTCTCACATACCATCCTGACCTCTCAGAACGACTCCGTGCCCTCGCGAACAGCGGTGACTTCCCACATCTTCTAATTTACGGTCCATCTGGAGCCGGCAAAAAGACTCGGATCACAGCCACATTACGGGCACTATACGGTCCTGGAgttgagaagatcaagattGACAGCAGAGTCTTCCAAACAACGTCGAACCGCAAGCTAGAGTTCAACATCGTCTCATCGAATTACCACCTCGAGATCACGCCTGCAGACGTCGGGAACTATGACAGAGTGGTCGTGCAAGATCTGCTGAAAGAGGTGGCTCAGACACAACAGGTCGACCTGTCAGCAAAGCAACGCTTCAAGGTTGTGGTCATCAATGAAGCAGATCAGTTGACACGAGACGCCCAAGCGGCACTGCGTCGGACAATGGAGAAGTACAGTCCCAACCTGCGCCTCATCCTGCTGGCAAACAGCACTTCGAACATCATCGCGCCCATCCGATCACGTTGCTTGCTGGTGCGAGTGTCGGCACCCACCGAGGCGGAGATCTGTGAAGTGCTTGCAAAGGTCGGCAAGGATGAGAGGTATACAAGCTGTGAGccattggagaagaagattgcgAGAGAGTCGAAAAGAAACTTGAGGAGAGCGCTGCTTATGTTCGAGGCCGTGCACGCTCAGAACGAGCAGGTCTCGGAGAAGACACCCATACCTCCACCGGACTGGGAGGCGCTGATTGAAGTCATCGCGAAGGAGATCATAGAGGAGAGGAGCCCGGCGAGAATCCTGCAAGTTCGTGCAAAGCTATATGATCTGTTGACGCACTGCATTCCTGCTACGACGATTCTCAAA ACACTCACGTTTAAGCTTATGCCAAAGCTGGATGATAGCCTCAAGCCGGAAGTCGTCAAATGGGCTGCTTTCTACGAGCATCGAATCCGCATGGGCTCCAAGGTCATCTTTCACTTAGAAGCCTTTGTCACAAAATTCATGCGGATCTACGAGAT GAACTTCTTGGGTATGGACCTTGACGATGACTTGTTTGACTGA